The DNA region CAATACGGCAGATTTTAAGCTCGATTTCTATACACCCACCAAGCAGATAGCCCATTGTGGGCATGCTACTATAGCCGCATTCTCGTACTTAAAACAGTTGGGAAAATTAAATGGCAACGCATCGTCAAAAGAAACCATAGATGGAAACAGAAAAATAGAAATACAGGGCGCTTTGGCATTTATGGAGCAATTAGCACCCACGTATAAAGATGTTACCGAAAAAGAGACCGATATTCTAACATCTTTAGGATTAACAAAAGAAGATTTACTGCCAAACGCACCGTTGCAAGTGGTCAATACGGGGAATTCTTTTCTGATGATCCCCGTAAAAAGCACCAAGATTTTAGCAGGATTATCACCAAATTTTGATGCCATAGAACAGCTAAGCGATCATTTCAATTTAATAGGTTATTACGTATTTACTGCGGATACCATGGCAGATATTGATGCTACGGCTAGAATGTTCGCCCCGCGCTATGGTATTTTAGAAGAAGCCGGTACGGGCATGGCTGCAGGGCCGTTGGCCAGTTATATGTATGATGTTTTACAGATCAAGAAAACCACCTTTCAAATACAGCAAGGCAAATACATGTTGCCACCATCACCAAGTGCTATTACGGTGAAATTGCAATTGGAAAATGAAAAAATCACCGGACTCATGGCAGGCGGAAAAGGAGTAGTAGCCCGTGAACTAGAAGTTAAAGTATAAGCAGAAAAAGCAACCAATGACTTTATACTCCAATAGAATTTCTCAAGCATTTTCATCTTTACAACAGAAATACCGTATTAATTTATTTTGAAATATATAAATAGTAAAATAATCACTATATTCCTAAGGCTTAAGATATTACGTATGTATATCTAAAAAATGTTTAGTGGTAAAGCATTTAATGAAGCAAGTAAGTTCCCCTAGTATGTATTGCCGGTAATAGTATTCCCCCTATGTGGTAAAATACCAATTGAGTAGAATATTAACCAATACTTATATATTATGAGAACTATTAAGATGACTATGCTTTTTATGTTTGCTGTGTTTTTAACACCTCTTATCAATACCGCACAAGAAGTTTCGGCTACCATGGATTTTGAGAATGCAGAAGCCAATATAGCTGTTGTATCGAATTACGTAAATGCGGTGCAAAACGGAGATGCGGATACTATGGTAGCGCAATTATCAGATGACGCCAAAATTTATGGTCTCAGCGGAGGTCCTACCAACGTAATGAACCCTTCCCAATTGTCCGAATATTATAAAGAAAGTTTTGCAACTACCAAACATTCCATTGACCCAAACACGTCATATGCGCCCATAAAGGTAACAGGTGGCATAAACGAGGGCGAATGGGTTATGGTTTGGACTACAGACACTATTTCAAATAAGAAAACCGGTCAAGAAATCGCGATTCCTGCACAAGTAACGTGTCTTGTTCAAAACGGTAAAATTACAATGATGGCGCATTATTACGATCAATTAAACGTAATGACGTCTCTGGGATACACGCTACAACCACCTACGGAATAATAAATAAACCTTTAGTGTTAATGTAAAACCCAGAAGCTTGTTCTGGGTTTTGCTTTTTATTGTTTAATGAACTGCACCGCCTACAATCACCAGATGAAATCCTCGCTATTAAATTATATTTTCCCGGCTTTTACGGTAATCCGTAATGCTACATTGAAGAAAAATACTACCTTTCTAGTCGGTTCTAAAACATTACTTCCCCCTGCCGTTTTAGAATGTTACTTTATAATTTAATATTAGGTAAAATGTGCTTTGCTGTTTTACACAATTGTTAGCAACAACCAAAAAAGAGAAATGAAAGAAATTATTGGAAATAGAAAATCTGCTTTTAAAGCAGAACTCAATAATGATCTCATATCAGACACAGTAATTATCAGAAAGAATCTACTTCACGGAAATCCAATAATTTATCTTGATGATGAGGACAAATACTTTTTCTTAAAACAAAGAGTTGCAAACTTCTTCAACGTCAGTACCACAAAAGTGGTTATGGTGGGTTCAGCTAAACTAGGATTTAGCATAGCTCCAAAAAAGATATGGAATGACTTTAATGAAGAATCTGACATTGACATTGTAGTTATCAGTGAAACCATATTTGATGAATATTGGCAGGAACTACTCAACTTTAATATTAGTGTTAAAGCTAGGAGTGAACAAGAGGATAAAAAATATAGAGAATTCCTAGAGTACTTCTTAAAAGGATGGATTAGACCAGATTTATTCCCATTCAACTATCCTAAGAAAAATGATTGGTTTGAATTCTTCAAGAGCATTTCTTATGGGAAGTATGGGAATTATAAAATTGCGGGAGCTATTTTTCGAAATGAATACTTTTTCGAAAAATACCATTCTCGAAATATCAATAGACTAAGACTAGAAAACTATGAATAATATAGGGACAGCAGACAACGAGAAATTACTCGACTTATACAATCATTTAAAAAATGGGACTCTCGTTTTACGTCCTACCTTTCAGAGAAATTTGGTTTGGAACAATTCGCACAAAGAAAAATTTATTGACACTATCCTTAGAGGGTATCCTTTTCCGGAGATTTATCTCGCAGATGGAGATATAGACTTGGAAACTCAAACGTCTACTAGACTTGTAGTTGACGGACAACAGCGTTTGGATACAATTTTTTCATATGTCAATGGAGAAATACCTACTCGTGGTATACCATTGTTTAAAGATTTATCGCCTAAGCAACAAACTGATTTCTATGACTATAAGATAGTAGTTCGTGACCTGGGAAGATTAGACGAAAATCAAATTATTGAAATATTTCAAAGAATTAATTCTGTTAGCTATGCTTTGAACGCAATGGAAATCAATAATGCATTATATGAAGGAGTGTTTATTTCTACTGCACAGGCTATTCAAGAATCAAAGGAATTTGAGGCATTAGATATTTTCAGCCAAAATCAATATGCTAGGATGAAAGACACTGAGTATATCCTATTAATTATGGCGACTATAGAAGAAGGCGGATATTTTACAGGTAATTCAGAAATTGAAAGATATATTAAACTGTATAATGATGAGTACAATGACTCAGAAAAAATTGAAAAAGATATTACAGAAACTTGCAAAATGATTACTGATTTGCAGTTAGAACTAGACTCACTTTGGTTTAGAAAAACAAGTTTGTTTACTCTGCTTGTTGAATTAGTGAAACTAAAACGAACTGGAACTGACTTTAATAAGATTAATTTAAACACAGTATTGACAGATTTAGAAAATCAAATTTTAGCAAACAAGTCCACCGACCCCGAAACTAATGGATATGCGAAATTCTATAAATATGTATTCCAAGGTACTAGTGGTCGTACAGGGCGAATTGCTAGAGGAACATTAGTCGAAAATGAAATAAAAAAGGCAATTGCTAACAATGCCTAAAAAATCATAGCAGCTCTGCGGGACAGCAACACCAATGCGTAAACCAAGCAATGAAGATTTTAACCTTACTAGCAATACCAATTTTCATTTTCTCTTGCCAGCCTAATCACCTTTTTAAGGATATAGAAAATCAAGAACAGGTCTTTATTGAGCTGTCTAAATATGGGTTAAAAGATATACCCAAAGAGGTTGGGCAATTAAAGAATGCAAAGAAATTAGAAATCTACGTTGATAGTTTAGAAGGTTGGACTATTTATCCGCCACTGAGCGCAATGGATCAATATATAGACGAACCACCGTTTAGAACCATACCACCAGAATTATTAGAACTTGAAGGTCTAGAACAACTAACCTTATATGACCTAGATATTAAAACCTTACCCGAAGATTTATACAGACTCCAAAATCTAGAATATCTAAATTTATCAATGAACAAACTGACCGTCTCAAAAGAACTGGCCAAACTGAAAAAGCTAAAAAAATTAAAATGTGTAGAGCTGTTCGGAAATAGAATAAATAAGCTCGAATTAGAAAAATGGAGAAAAGAAAACCCAAATCTTCAAATACGGTATGGTGATGAATAACCTTCTAAAGTTGAGCTAATTTCACTTTTCAACCATTTCACCATCCCACTAACAAACTAACACCCCCCAAAAAGTATACAAGATTCGAAAATGCGTGTAAGTCGCTACCGCAGCTTCCATTTTACCTTTGTCCTATTCTTTTAGACATTTAAAAAATAGGCATAATGAGTACAACACAATTTGGTAAGCAAGGGTGGACACCCAATAGAATACATAGTCTTACCGGCAAAACATACGTCATAACAGGTACTACCAGCGGCACAGGGTTTGAGGCTGCCAAAAGACTCTTGTCCAAAGGGGCAAAAGTGGTGATGTTGAACCGTAACCCAAAAAAATCCGAGGATACCCTAGCTACATTAAAGCAGGAACTTGGCAATACAATAGACGTAACCAATATTCAAATGGACTTGGCGTCTCTGGATTCCGTAAGTAGAGCCGCAGAAAAAGTGCTTGAAACGGTTCCTCAAATAGATGCCTTAATCTGTAACGCCGCCATTGCACAAGTACCCAAACAAACCTTTACCGAAGATGGTTTTGAATGTCAGCTGGGCGTAAACCATTACGGTAATTTTTTACTTCAAGCATTGTTGTTCCCAAGAATAGAGGAATCCAAAGGCCGCATTGTAGTGGTAGGTAGTATGGGCTATAATCTGGGAATTAAGACCATACAGTTTGATGATATGAACTGGGATAAAAATTACAGTCCCAATGGCGTATACAGCCAAAGTAAATTGGCGCAGATTATGTCCGTCTTTGAATTACAAGACCGACTTAAAGCAGCAGGCAAGTCCGGTGTAAAGGCATATGCCTGCCATCCGGGCGCATCTTCAACATCGCTCATTAAAACCAGCGGCAGCCTGTTAACGCGTTTTATTTGGCAAATAATGAAGTTGACACCCATGGTACAATCCGCAGAAAAGGGGGCATATCCAGAATTAATGTGTGCTACAGAACCAGATTTGGATCAAGAGGCTTTTTACGGTCCAACTGGCAAAAATTATTGGACAGGTCCGGTTGGCGAATGTAAACTAGAGCCACATGCCAAAGACAAACCGGTAATGGAAAAGCTTTGGGAAGTTTCTGAAGATGCCGTAGGTGTAAAATGGAATGTATAGCTGGGTAGATGATTTAATAATGGTAAAATGAGTAAAATGAAGAGGATAAAAAACATAGGCATAATTGTACTATTGTTAACGTCCATGAATGTTTTTGCACAAAGCCGAAACTGGACCACGGAAACCACTAAAGACGGAAAATCTACGGTAAAGTATGATTTGGTAAAGGAGGAAGAAGGAACGCACTTTTACTACATTGCGCAGACCACGGCCAAGATATCATTAGACGAATTGGACACCTATTTTTCCAACACGGCAAATCATAAAAATTTTCTGGAGCGAACACCCATCACCAAGGAAATAGAAAAAACTTCGGATAATGAATGGCTGGGCTACTATTATTTTGATGCACCTTGGCCTATGGCGAATAGCGATATTGTCATAAAGTTCAATCGCGTTAAGGAGGATAATAAGCTTGTTTTTTCTGCGAATGCAGTATCAAACACCTATAAACCAGAGGATGTTAAAAGAATGTCTAGCTATAAAGTAATCTACGAGTTTGAAAAAGTAGATGCCACAACAACAAAAATAACCTATAACGCAGATTACGTTCCCGTGGGCTCTATTCCAAATTTCTTAATAAAAACTTGGTTTCCAGAAGGCCCCGCAAACATAGTTAGAAATATAGGTTCAATGGAATAAGTGTAATTTAGTAGAATAGACTATCTAAAACATAAAGATATGGATATATTAAAAGCAGCAACAGACTGGGCAAAGGCCGAACTTTTTTCAACCCCGTTTTTCATGCTCTTTGGAGTGGTATTTTTGGTGGCAAGCTTAGGATTTTGGCAATTGGGAAAGACGGATATGGCAAGAGCCTACATCATTCCCACCCTGGTGGCCGGTACCTTACTTTTAATTATTGGCCTTGGTTTATTTTTTACCAACAAATCTAGAATTACACAATTTGAAACAGCGTACCATACAGATGCCACTGCTTTTATCGCTTCGGAGTTAGAGCGTGCCGAAGCCACTTTAAAAGAGTACAATACCATTGTTTTTACGGCTATTCCCATTATAATCGTTGTCTGTGCTTTGGTGTTGGTATTTGTTCCTACTCCCGGTTGGAGAGCTAGCATGATCACAACTATAGCCATGTTGGTGGTTATTTTATTGGTGGATGGAACTGCCCATGCCAGAATAGATGGGTACAACAAACAGTTATTAGCAGCAGAAAAAGAATTGAAGAAGTAATATGCAGCATTTTAAAACCTTATCGGCGTACATAGATTATTTAGAACTACCAGGTCCGGAGCACCCTATGCTGAGTGTGTTTTCCGCTACGGGCGATGGTTTTTTGCCGTGCCCAAAAGAAAGCTCCCCGCCCATTACCAATGATTGCTATACCATTAGTTTTAAAAAGATTGTAGATGGCGATCTTAACTATGGCCGTACCAAATACGATTTTAATAACGGAGCCTTATTTTTTCTAGCGCCCAGACAGGTACTGCAATGGAACAAAGCCGTGGTTTTTGAGCAAAAGGGCTTTTCAATCAACTTTCACGAAGACTTTTTAAAAGGAACGGAACTGGCACACCAGATCAAGAAATATGGTTTCTTTTCGTATTCGGTGAACGAAGCGTTGCACCTTTCGCCAAAAGAGGAAAAGCAGATGGAATCCATTGTGGAGAATATTCAAATAGAATATCAAAACAATCAGGATGAGTTTAGCAAGGACATTATCATTTCACAACTGAGCACTCTTTTAAAATATGCCAACCGTTTTTATGAACGGCAGTTTTTGAACAGAAAAGAGCTTTCCACCACCTTATTGGAGCAATTTAACCACCAAGTATCGGAATATTTTGAATCGGGTCAACTTCAAGAAAAAGGCATTCCCAGCATAGAACAGATAGCCAATAAAATGTCCGTTTCGCAACGCTACCTTAGTGACACCCTCAAAAAAGAAACCGGTAAGACCACTACCGAACATTTGCAATTGCTGTTAATTGACGAGGCCAAGAATATGTTGTTACAACCCAGTAAAAGTATTGCGGAAGTGGCTTATGAGCTAGGTTTTGAATATCCTCCTTATTTTTCACGATTGTTCAAAAAGAAAGAAGGCATTAGCCCAACTGCCTATAGAGAAAAGTATAGCATGAATTAAGATGTTCTCACCAACCGTTGGCTCTCGCATACAAAAAGATAAAATTATCACAATTTTACCAAACGTTCGGTAATTACAAAATTTTGTATATATTTGCACCATGAGACCACAAAAGGTATTGGACATAGAGATATTGACCGGTTTGGCAAAGGTGTTTCGCTCCAAAGGATACGAAGGAGCCTCCTTAGCGGATTTATCCGAAGCTACGGGCTTAAAAAAAGCAAGTCTATACCACAGGTTTCCCAACGGAAAACAAGAAATGGCCGATGCCGTTTTCAATCATATAGGAAACTGGGTCGAAGAGAATGTCTTTCAGAAACTGTTAAATGAAGATATTGCTCCTGAACAACGCATCATAACCGCTCTACAAGAAATTAGAATCTTGTACGACGGAGGTAATAAAGTTTGCATTTTTAGAGCTTTATCTATGCAAGCCGGTTTGGAACTATTTGAAGAACAAGTAAAAAACGGAATGCAGAAATGGATAGCTGCTTTTAAGAATGTTGGCATTGCCCTACAGTTATCCCCTACCGAAGCAGAGCAAAGGGCGCTGCAGGTATTGATTGCTATTCAGGGAAGTCTGATTGTTACCAAAGGTTTAGGCGATATTTCCGTTTTTGAAAACACCCTGGTACGTATAGAAAATCAATATATAAACCCTTAAAAAATTTACTCGATAATCGAGATTAAATACTACGAGGCTTGCCTCGAAATTAAGGTGTATTCCTTTTAATGCCTCGCGGGCTTGCCCCGAAGTAGTTTACTAATAAATTTTACCGAATGTTCGGTAATAAACGTAGAAGTTATGAAAAAACATCCGCTACCGCCTTTCAATGAAGAAACGGCACAACAGAAAGTACAAATGGCCGAAGATGCCTGGAACAGTAAAGACCCCCTAACCGTATCTATGGCATATACGGAGGATACCGAATGGAGAAACAGGACCAGCTTTATTAACGGGCGTACAGAAGTACAAGAATTTTTGAAAGATAAATGGACCCATGAACTCAACTACAAGCTAAAAAAAGAGCTCTGGGGATTTAGAAACAATAGAATTGCCGTACGGTTTGAATATGAATACCAGAATAAAAAGGGGCAATGGTTCAGGGCCTACGGTAATGAAAATTGGCAGTTTGACGAAAACGGACTTATGCAAAAACGGTACGCCAGCATCAACGATTTAGAAATTAAGAAATCCGATAGAAAGCTTTGAAACTATGAAAAAACTAAATGTAT from Zobellia alginiliquefaciens includes:
- a CDS encoding TetR/AcrR family transcriptional regulator; translated protein: MRPQKVLDIEILTGLAKVFRSKGYEGASLADLSEATGLKKASLYHRFPNGKQEMADAVFNHIGNWVEENVFQKLLNEDIAPEQRIITALQEIRILYDGGNKVCIFRALSMQAGLELFEEQVKNGMQKWIAAFKNVGIALQLSPTEAEQRALQVLIAIQGSLIVTKGLGDISVFENTLVRIENQYINP
- a CDS encoding PhzF family phenazine biosynthesis protein; translated protein: MMDELKKVTVQILNAFTENDKGGNPAGVVLDADALSHQDKLHVAKKVGLSETAFISRSNTADFKLDFYTPTKQIAHCGHATIAAFSYLKQLGKLNGNASSKETIDGNRKIEIQGALAFMEQLAPTYKDVTEKETDILTSLGLTKEDLLPNAPLQVVNTGNSFLMIPVKSTKILAGLSPNFDAIEQLSDHFNLIGYYVFTADTMADIDATARMFAPRYGILEEAGTGMAAGPLASYMYDVLQIKKTTFQIQQGKYMLPPSPSAITVKLQLENEKITGLMAGGKGVVARELEVKV
- a CDS encoding SDR family oxidoreductase, encoding MSTTQFGKQGWTPNRIHSLTGKTYVITGTTSGTGFEAAKRLLSKGAKVVMLNRNPKKSEDTLATLKQELGNTIDVTNIQMDLASLDSVSRAAEKVLETVPQIDALICNAAIAQVPKQTFTEDGFECQLGVNHYGNFLLQALLFPRIEESKGRIVVVGSMGYNLGIKTIQFDDMNWDKNYSPNGVYSQSKLAQIMSVFELQDRLKAAGKSGVKAYACHPGASSTSLIKTSGSLLTRFIWQIMKLTPMVQSAEKGAYPELMCATEPDLDQEAFYGPTGKNYWTGPVGECKLEPHAKDKPVMEKLWEVSEDAVGVKWNV
- a CDS encoding DUF262 domain-containing protein, whose protein sequence is MNNIGTADNEKLLDLYNHLKNGTLVLRPTFQRNLVWNNSHKEKFIDTILRGYPFPEIYLADGDIDLETQTSTRLVVDGQQRLDTIFSYVNGEIPTRGIPLFKDLSPKQQTDFYDYKIVVRDLGRLDENQIIEIFQRINSVSYALNAMEINNALYEGVFISTAQAIQESKEFEALDIFSQNQYARMKDTEYILLIMATIEEGGYFTGNSEIERYIKLYNDEYNDSEKIEKDITETCKMITDLQLELDSLWFRKTSLFTLLVELVKLKRTGTDFNKINLNTVLTDLENQILANKSTDPETNGYAKFYKYVFQGTSGRTGRIARGTLVENEIKKAIANNA
- a CDS encoding helix-turn-helix domain-containing protein gives rise to the protein MQHFKTLSAYIDYLELPGPEHPMLSVFSATGDGFLPCPKESSPPITNDCYTISFKKIVDGDLNYGRTKYDFNNGALFFLAPRQVLQWNKAVVFEQKGFSINFHEDFLKGTELAHQIKKYGFFSYSVNEALHLSPKEEKQMESIVENIQIEYQNNQDEFSKDIIISQLSTLLKYANRFYERQFLNRKELSTTLLEQFNHQVSEYFESGQLQEKGIPSIEQIANKMSVSQRYLSDTLKKETGKTTTEHLQLLLIDEAKNMLLQPSKSIAEVAYELGFEYPPYFSRLFKKKEGISPTAYREKYSMN
- a CDS encoding nuclear transport factor 2 family protein; the protein is MRTIKMTMLFMFAVFLTPLINTAQEVSATMDFENAEANIAVVSNYVNAVQNGDADTMVAQLSDDAKIYGLSGGPTNVMNPSQLSEYYKESFATTKHSIDPNTSYAPIKVTGGINEGEWVMVWTTDTISNKKTGQEIAIPAQVTCLVQNGKITMMAHYYDQLNVMTSLGYTLQPPTE
- a CDS encoding nuclear transport factor 2 family protein; protein product: MKKHPLPPFNEETAQQKVQMAEDAWNSKDPLTVSMAYTEDTEWRNRTSFINGRTEVQEFLKDKWTHELNYKLKKELWGFRNNRIAVRFEYEYQNKKGQWFRAYGNENWQFDENGLMQKRYASINDLEIKKSDRKL